ACTTCGACATCCGCAGTGGCAATACGCTCCACGAGCCGGCCTTGCTCGAAGGGGATCGCCTGAGAACGTTCGATGTCGTGCTCGCCAACCCGCCGTACTCGATCAAGAAGTGGAATCGAGACGCTTGGCAGAGCGATCCCTGGGGCCGGAACTTCCTCGGAACGCCGCCGCAGGGTCGGGCTGACTACGCGTTCTTCCAGCACATCCTGAAGAGCATGGACCCGAGGACCGGGCGGTGCGCGATCCTGTTTCCGCACGGCGTGCTCTTCCGCAAGGACGAGGCGGAGCTGAGACGCAGGCTTGTCGAGACCGACATGGTCGAGTGTGTCCTAGGGCTCGGCGCCAACCTCTTCTACAACTCTCCGATGGAGGCCTGTGTCGTCATCTGTCGGGCCACTAAGCCATCGCGTACCAAAGAGCGGACGCTATTTATAGATGCGCCGCATGAGGTAATTAGAGAGGGGGGTCAGAGTTATCTTCTCCCGGACCATCGGGAGCGAATCCTTAAGGCCTATGAGGACTTCCAGACCGAACCTGGCTTCACGGCCGTCGCACGAACGGCAGACATTTTGGCCAACGGTGGCGACCTGAGTGTCCATCACTACGTTGAGCGCTCGGCGAAAAGGGGCTCCGCCGTCTCGGAACTTCCGGAGATGTGGGAGAGGTTCGAAGGCGACGGCCGAACGCTGTGGATGTCTTTGGATCACTTTGTCCAAGACTTCAGTCGCGATCGGGCCGATCTGAGGGCGCAGCGATGACGGCGGCGTCACAACAGGTCTGCCTCGGCGAGGTTGTGCGTCACGTAAAGGATCGCGTTGATCCAGACAAGGCAAACCTGCAGTGGTACGTGGCAGGCGCGCACATGAATAGCGGTGACCTCAGGCTCGGACGGCGGGGCCGAGTCGGAGACGGCTACCTAGGACCCGCATTCCACATGCGTTTTCGACCAGGGCAGGTCCTCTATGGGTCTCGTCGGACCTATCTGCGGAAGGTCGCGGTTGCTGACTTCGAAGGCGTAACCTCGAACACGACCTTCGTTCTTGAGACAGTTGACCCGATGGTCCTGCTGCCTGGGTACCTACCGTTGGTTCTGCAGAGTGAGCGGTTCACAGAGCACTCAGTCCGCGAGTCCAAGGGTTCCGTCAATCCCTACGTCAACTTCTCGGACTTGGCCTGGTTCGAGTTCCATCTACCGTCGGTCGATGAACAGCGCCGTGTCGTGACAGCTCTTGAGGCGGCGGACGGGTGTGTCGACCGCTTGACGACGCTGAAACGCCGGGGGCGGGGCCTGTGGCGCAGCCTCATCGAGCAGCACGCCGAGCGGTTCGGCTCGGCGCCAGTGCCACTTGGAGAGCTTCTCACGGGGATCACTGCCGGTAAGAGTCTCGTCGGCATTGACGAAGCATGGGCGGGCGGTCAACCCGCAGTGTTGAAGGTGAGCGCGATAGACCCAGATGGCTTTAGGTCTGAAGAAGCCAAGGTCCTCTCTGAGCCAGATCGATTTGACGACTCGGTAGCACTCACTGCCGGCGATCTCCTCATGTCGCGAGCCAATACGTCCGAGCTTGTCGGTGAGTCCTGCTTGGTTGATCGTGACTATCAGAACCTGATGCTCAGTGACAAGACGCTGCGGCTCGTGCCGCGTCCCGACGTGGATTCGCGATTGCTCTGGCACGTACTGCAATCCACCGATGTGCGTCACCAGATTGTGTCGCGCGCTACGGGGACGGGGAGCGCTATGAAGAACATCTCGCAGAAGAAGATTCTTGCGTTGATGATTCCGTATCCAGGTGACCGATCGACGGCGACCGAGGTCGTTGATGCCTTCGATCGGGCTCACGAGACCTCCACTTCTCTGCAGGCCCGGGTTCACCAAGCGCGTTCCGTCCGAACGGCTCTCCTCACCAAGGCACTCGAAGGCGAGGAACAATGACTTTCAACGAGGCCAACACCGTCGAAGCCTTCGTCCGAGACCAACTCTGCGGCGGCGTCACTCACTACACCGCAGCCGGGCCTGGGTTCGCGCGGCGGAACGGCCAGGTCTCCGGCCTCGGTTGGCACTTCCTCTCGCCACAGAACCTGCACCGGCAGACCCACGAGGTGCTCGCCGAGGACCAGGTCCGCGACGCACTGATCCGACTCAATCCGTCGATTTCGGCCGATCCCGATCGGGCAGACGAGATCATCTACGAGCTGCGGGCGATCACCATGGGCGTTCGGGACGACGGCCTGGTGCAGGCGAACGAGGAGTTTGCCTCGTGGCTCCTGGGGGAGAAGTCGCGGCCTTTCGGAAGCAACGGCGAGCACGTCACGATCAAGCTGATCGACTTCGAGGATCTCGAGCAGAACCAGTACGTGGTCACGCAGCAGTACACGTTCCGCGCCGGCAAGGCCGAGAAGCGGGCCGACCTCGTGCTTCTGACAAACGGGATCCCACTGGTCGTCATCGAAGCCAAGACGCCCGTGCGTGCGAGTCAGAGCTGGCTCGACGGGGCGTTGCAGGTCCACGACGACTACGAGCGCAACGTTCCCGAGCTATTCGTGCCAAACCTCTGCTCGATCGCCACCGAGGGCAAAGAGCTCCGCTACGGCGCCGTTCGGATGCCGGTGGAGTTCTGGGGACCGTGGCGGCTCGAGGAGGACGATTCACTTCCTGCGCTGGTTGAGATCGAGACGGCTGTCAACTCGATGCTGCGACCGAAGGTGTTGCTCGATCTCCTCGCCAACTTCACGTCGTTCGCAACTCACAAGGGCACGCAGCGGATCAAGATCATCGCCCGCTACCAGCAGTACGAAGGGGCCAACAAGCTCGTTCAGCGGGTCGTAGATGGTGCCCCGAAGAAGGGTTTGATCTGGCACTTCCAGGGCTCTGGCAAGTCGCTCCTCATGCTGTTCGCAGCACGGAAGCTCCGGCTCCATCCCGCACTCCGCAATCCAACAGTCATGATCGTCGTCGACAGGATCGACCTCGACAGCCAGATCAGCAGCACCTTCTACGCCAACGACGCCCAGAACCTGGTCAAGGCCGAGAACCGAAAGGACCTCGAAGGCCTACTCGATCGTGACGTTCGCAAGATCATCATCACGACGATTCACAAGTTCGGCGAGGCCGAAGGCGTTCTGAACGGCCGCGACAACATCATCGTCCTCGTCGACGAGGCCCACCGGACACAGGAGGGCGACCTCGGCCGCAAGATGCGCGATGCGCTCCCGAACGCGTTCCTGTTCGGGCTGACCGGCACGCCGATCAACCGTGCCGATCGAAACACCTTCTACGCCTTCGGCGCTGAAGAGGATCTCAACGGCTACATGAGCCGCTACGGCTTCGAGGACTCGATCCGGGACGGTGCCACCAAGGAACTCCACTTCGAACCGCGCCTGCTCGACCTCCACATCGACCACGATGCCGTCGAAGAGGAGTGGGGGAAGCTCACCGTCGACCTCACCGACGAGGAGCGGGACCAGCTCGGCAAACAGGCCGCGAAGATGGCCGTCCTCGTCAAGGCTCCCGAACGGATTCGTGCGGTCTGTGCCGACATCGCCCAGCACTTCCAGGAGAAGGTCGCGCCAAACGGTTTCGGCGCTCAGGTGGTCACCTTCGACCGAGAGAGCTGCGTGCTCTACAAGGAGGCACTCGATCAGTACCTGCCGACTGAGGTGTCCGACATCGTGATGTCGGTGAACAGCGGAGAAGACGAGTACGCGCCCTACCGGCGCGATCGGGACGCCGAAGAGAAGCTGCTCGATCGCTTCCGTGATCCGGGTGACCCGCTGAAGATCCTGATCGTCACTTCCAAGCTTCTCACCGGGTTCGACGCACCAATACTGCAGACGATGTACCTCGACCGGCCGCTGCGCGACCACAACCTGCTCCAGGCCATCTGTCGTACCAATCGGCCGTACGGCCAGGAGAAGAGCCACGGCCTTATCGTCGACTACCTCGGCATCTTCGATGATGTGGCGCAAGCGCTCGAGTTCGATGAGGAAGGCATAACCCGGGTTATCACCAACATCGCCGAACTGAAAGCGAAGCTGCCGCCCGCGGTCGATGCCTGTCTCGCCTACTTCCCTGGCGTCGACCGAACCGTGGGTGGCTACGAGGGGTTGATGGCAGCGCAAGAGCATCTGCCCGACAACGAGACCCGGGACGCCTACGCGGCCGACGTCAGCTACTTGATGAGGCTCTGGGAGGCAATCTCTCCTGACGCGATCCTGTCGGGTTACGAGGACGACTACCGCTGGATCGTCCAGGTCTACGAGTCCGTGAAGCCGGTTTCGGTGACTGGGCAGCTGCTCTGGCATCGCCTCGGCGCCAAGACCACGGAACTGATCCACGAGAACGTTCACGTCGATGCCGTTCGAGACGACTTGGAGACGCTCGTCGTCGATGCCGACCTGCTCGAGGCGATCCTCGGGACACCGGATCCGAACAAGAAGGCGAAGGAGGTCGAGATCAAGGTCGCCAAGCGACTGCGAAATCATCTCCACGACCCGCGGTTCAAGGCCTTCGCCGAACGACTTGAGGACTTGCGAGCCCGTCACGAGCAGGGGCTCCTCGTGAGCGTCGAGTTCCTCAAGGCGTTGCTCGACCTTGCCCGAGATGTCGTCGAGACCGAGCGGTCGGTGCCGCCGATCGAGGAGGAGGAGCGCGGCAAGCAGGCGCTCACCGAACTGTTCAAGGAGGCCCGGACCGAGGACACGCACATCATTGTCGAGCGGGTCGTGAACGACATCGATGAGATCGTCAAGGTCGTCCGATTCGACGGTTGGCAGGCAACTCACGCCGGCGAACGCGAAGTCAAGAAGGCGCTCCGCAAGACCCTGTTCAAGTACAAGCTCCACCAGGACACCGACCTCTTCGAGAGGGCCTACGGCTACATCTGCGAGTACTACTGAGGACGCTTGTGTCGACACCTGAACTGCTCGTCGACGGCGTCCCGTACTGGACGGAAAAGATGTACAAGCCCGGCGGCGGCCAGGATCACCTCGGGCTCGGCTCCGTCGTCACCGACCGGATCCTTCCAAGACTGTCGCCGGGCATCAACGTGTTGACTATCCATCCCCGCTACTGGTCCTTCTACGCCTTCGTGTTGAGCGAGTTCTGGAGCCGCGACGATCTGCCGAGGACGAAGGCCGCGCTTCGATCCTGGTATCGGCCGCTCGAGTGCATCTATTCGGTCGCCTGCTCGCTCTGCGACAGCCCTGACCACTACGGCACGCCGATCGGCACGCGACGCATCGCAGGGGTGGTCGCCGACGAGCCGGCTGGGTTCGACCCGCACTTCGACTACATGGAGTCCGCCATGGGCGGCTACGGGCTCTACTACGCGACCGTCATGCAGACCGTTGGCTTGGTGGGCCTCGCCGACCCGCGACTCGGGCTACCCGTCGACGCAGTCACACCTGAGGGTCAGGTCGTCGCCGATGCCTTCCGGGCTGTAATCGCCGACACCGACTACTACCGCAACTGGATCGACCGGCACGACGAAGAGGTTCCGTACGAGGTCGCAGCCGAGTACGGACAGTTGGCCTGCTTCTGCCGCCTCCGCGACGACTCAGCGCTCGATCGTCCGCTTCTCGTCGATGCCTTCCTTCACCACGGCAACCCGATCGAGGCTGACGCGCGTCGCCAGACGCTGCGCATGTTCTGTGAGGTGGCCGCCCAGACTGAGTCCAGCGCGGTGGATGCATCGTCGTTCCGACGCCTCGTCTACTTCGGCGCCGACCACGCCGCTGACGAGAACGCCTCCGGCCCCAGTTTCGTCCCGCCAGCACCGCTCGTCCGCACTGCGCGCAAGTGGCGCCTCTATCAGGCGCGCGAGTACTTCAACGCAGCGATCAACGAGATGTGGCGACGACTGTCCTACTGGGGACTTGCTCGCGATGGCGACGTCTACCCGGTTCCCACGGCTGACCTGATCGCTTCGATCGACACGATTGACCTCGAAGCCTTCGCCAAAGCCGTCGGTGTCGACCTGCCACCTGGCGGACTGGCTGCTGACACGCCCTACCGCGATCTGCTCGAGTGGGTCAGGACGGTTGGTGGCGTCACTGGTCAGCTCGATGATCGTTGGGACCTCGACTGTGACCTCACCGAGGACCGGATCATCGAATGGCTCGGCTACGGGCGCCAGACCACCGAACAGGGTCCTGACGCGCTCGCCGCCGCGCTCACACTGGCAACGTTTGTTGCCGCTCGCCTCTGGCCGCCCGAGCTCGCCGTCGTCGAACCGGCTGATTGGTTTCCGGTGGTCGAGGGAGGGCGAGATCGACTCGGCCTGCAACGATTCATCGACGCCCTCCGGACCCGCGTCGATGACAACGAGACCATCGGGGATGTCGCCCGCTGGCTGACACTCGACTACGTGATCGCCCAGCACGAACGTGTCGCCACCGCCAAACTCCCAACCACGGGCGACACGTTCCGGTTCCGACGAGAGGCCGGGCGACTGCGCTTCTTCCCCAAAGATGCCCAAGTGGGCATGAACGACTCCCGCTTCAACGCGGTCGCCACTTTCGTCTACGAGCTCGGCTGGAGCGGCTATCTCTACGTCGAGAACCACGGCCTGACCGAGGAGGGCGAGCGCTTGCGGGCCGACGGGGATCTGCCGCGGTCTGGAGCGTTCAACACGAGCGACGTTACGGAGGGCGCGTGACGGCACCCCGACTCCGCGTCCCAACGCTGTTTGACGAGGCGTGGGACAGCGTCATCATCACGACCTACGGCGCTGACCTTGCCTTCTACGAGCGAGACCTGTGGCGCCAGATCGATCGGGCAAAGAACCGCCTGATCTTCGCCGACGGTCGGCAACTGCTGCGCAAGTTCCTCGCCGAAAGCGCTACCCCGCTCCGTCACATCAACCGTGCGTACGTACTCGCACCGATGCGGTTGGCCGGCGGCGCCGCTCACGCCAAGCTGATCCTCCTCCTCGCCGAGGACCGAGGAGTGCTTGCGGTGGGGTCTGGAAACCTCGGTATGGGCGGGTATGCCTCACAAGGGGAGTGCTTCGCCACCTACAGCTGGTCCGAGTCGGACCCCACTCACCTCCATGCGTTCGTTGCGGCCAAGGACTTCCTGGAACACGTGACCGCTCTCGGACTCGTCGACGAGATCGTGAGACCCCGGCTTCAGCAGGCCTGGCAGGACGCACCATGGATCTTCGGCACGGTCGATGAGGCAACGTCCACGCTGCGCCACAACCTGGACCTGCCGCTGCTCGACCAGTTCGTCGAAGTCATCGACGGCCGCCCGGTACGGGAACTCGTCGTTCACGCCCCCTTCTACGACCATCGATGTTCGGCGCTCTCAGAACTCCTCGGTCGTACGCAGCCCCAGTCGTTGCGAGTCCTCCTGCAAGAGCGGATCACATCTGTCGATCCGCAGCGATTGTCCGAGATCCTGGCCACAGCCCCAGGTCAGGTCGAGGTCCGAGCCGTTCAGGCGCACGAGAGAGGCACGTTCCTCCACGCCAAGTTCATCGTCGCACGCTTGAACTCGTCAGACGTTTGCCTGCAGGGCTCCCCGAACGTGTCGACACCCGCACTCCTCCGGGATGGCCAAACCGGCAACATCGAGGCCGCGAACCTGTTCGAGGGAACCTCGGGTGCGTTCGACCACCTGGTCTCCGACCTCGTTGTCAGCACCGATCCCGTGGACGTCTCGTCGCTCGGCTTGTCGCTCGCTCAAGACGACGATGAACCCGACGAAGACGACTACGCGCTCTTCGCCCGAGAACTCTCGTGGGTGCCGCCTCGGCTCACCGGCATCTTCCAAGGTGAAGTTGTCACCCCTCCCGGCCTCATCGTCGGTGAGTCAGAAGTCGAGGACGTCGAGTGGCGCCTCGATGCTCCACGAGACGGCAGGACACCGTTCTCCGCAGTTCTCGGCGAGTCCGCCGCCGCCCAACTCAGCAGCGTCGCAGCAGTCACCTTCGTCTTCGACTCCGATCGACGAACCGTCCCCGCGTACCCCTACCACCTCAACGCGTTGATCGCCCTGTCATCCGGGCAGGGACGAACCGATCTGCTGAAGCAGGCCGGTGACTTCGACCTCGACGACGAAGAGCTAGAGCAACTCCTCACCCAACTCGACGAAGTGCTCATCGTCGACGGCCACAGCCTTTGGCGGATGCTCAAGCGGAAGGTGCCCGAACCCCTCGACGACGAGGAGTCAGTCGCGCTTCGCTACGACGACCTCGATTGGGACGCGATCCGATCCCACCCGAAGCTGGCGCAGTATCGAGCGTGGGACGAACGCGCACACACTGATCCGAGCGGGCTCGGGATCCTCCTCGGCTCGATCGCCGATCGCTTCCGTTCCGAAGTCCGCCGGTGCCGCGGCGAAGAAGGTGTCCGAGAGATCAAGACCGACGCGGCCGGGGACTCCCTGGACGATCTCGCCAAGACCATCGAGGCGGAAGATGAAGAGACCGCGGAAGCCGAGCAGGCCGAAGCGGAACGTCGCCAGATGAGCTCACGGACTCGAGCACGCCGACAGTTTCGGAGCTTCGTCAACCGCTTCGTGACCGGTCTAACCGATACCGAGTTCACCCGGCTTGTTGGACCAAGCGTGATCGTGCCGAGCTACGTCGTGTTCAACCACCTGTGCTGGAAGCTTGCCCAGCTCGATCTCATCGACCGACCTTTCGTCGTCGATGCCCAGGTCCAGCTCTGGAAGTTCTTCTGGGGTGACGCCGACGGACCGGGCTACTTGGCGACGATGAGTGAACCCGAGCAGCTCGCAGCGATCGAGATCCTCGATGCTCACTGCGCCGAGGCCGTGCTGCTCGCGTCCGTCCACCAGGCGTATGACATTGCGTGGGAGATGGAGGAAGCGGACGTTGTGCTGATGCGCGACACATGGCGCGTGATCCTCACTCACGACCTCGGTGGCGTTGGGGCGGAATCGGTTCAGGATGCGGCCGCAGTCAGCGGAACTGGCGCTGACCCCTTGCCTCTCACCGATTTCGTTGCCGACCTGGCCGGTCTTGCGGAGTACACGCCCAACCACGAGATCCTCGCCGCGATAGCCGAGATCGTGGGCTGCCGCCTGAGCGCCGTCAGTCAGACGAGACGGAAAGTCCACCGCGGGGACCTTGGAGACGAGAACGTCAGGGTGTTTGAAATCTCTGATCCGCTCGCCGAACTGGACTCGTCAACGGCGCTACGGCTCCTCTCCGGAGTTGCCCGCTTGCTCCCCGGAAAGCGGTACCTCCGCGTGAGTCACTCAGAGACGGGAGCGGTTGCCTTCGCGGACTACGACCTGGGTGTAGGCCTCTGGTACGACCCGCGAGTTGACGAAGAGCTCGAGTTCGATCCGCCGGAGGCGAGTGCCCAGCCATGGTACCCGGCCCTTGAACGTCTGCAGGCACTTGCTGCGTGAGTCGTCTCGTATGGCCGCGTCGCCGCTGGGACGCACGTGTCGTGGTCGCCGCGGCCATCGTCTATCCCCAGCGATGAGTCTTGTTGAGCCACTGCGTTCAACTTCTCACACAGAGCTCGCGGTCCGTCGGCCAACCACAGCGAGCGGTCTACCCGTGTCAAACCTGTGTCAAACGAACAGGATCGAGTGGAGCGGACCCTGACGACGTCGGGCGGGATAGGGGGTTGTGGGCTGACGCTCTGACCAGCATGTTCACGGTCGAGCGAGCACGGGGGCGGACTGACGCTTCGAACTCATAACCCGAAGGTCGCAGGTTCGAATCCTGCCCCCGCCACCAACTCGAAGGCCCGGAAACCCACAGGTTTCCGGGCCTTCGTCGTCGTTCCGGTCGATGCCGTCAACGGGGGAAGATCGCGGCGGGGAATGAATGCTGCGTCAGATGGTGGTGAGGCGGACCGACACGTTGAGCGTCTGGAGCAGGTGTCGGAGGTCGGCGGGGTCGGAGGTGACGAGGGCGGTCGGGCCGGCTTGCGATCGTGCAGCGGCGACCAGCGCAACGGAAGCATCGACGATGTCCGCGATGCCGGCACGTCCGCACAACAGCCCGGTCGCGCGTGCCAGCGATCCTTCGAGCGGGACCTCGTCGCAGTGGGTCAGCGCCCGTGCGAGGAGCGCTTGGCGGCTCCCATCGCGCCATGCCTGGGCGACGACGCCAGCGGGCACCGACACCTGCGCGGCGTCGTCGGCGGCGTTGCGGAGCATCGCCCAGACCGTGCGGTCGTTGCGGTCCAGCGCGATCAGCGCGCCGGTGTCGAGTACCAGTGCGGTCATCCGTCGACGAGGGAGCGGGCGGCTGCGAGCTCTTCGTCGCTGAAGGCACCGTGCTCGCGTTCCCACGCGGCGACGACATCGCGGAGGCCGCGCGTTGCGAGTCGGCGGCGTGCTGCGTCGGCGAGCCAGGCGGACACGTTCTGCTCGTCGGCCTCGGCGGCTTCACGGACGGCGACGGCGAGCTCCGATTCGATCGAGACGGTGAGTCGTTCGACGGTCATGAGATGATCATACTTCGTCATACTGAACTGCGCCACGCTCATCGCCCGAGTCTCAGCGTTGCAGCCAACGCGCGGCTCGGGCCCCCGCCACCAACGCGAAAGGCCCGGAAATCCAACGGTTTCCGGGCCTTCGTCGTTCCTGCGATTGTGCCCCCGTTGCAGGGGCCTACGAACGAGGCGTGCTCACCAACTCCGCCGTCACCCCGGAAAAGCTATGGGTTGACCAAGTCGGTCTGGGCCCGGTCGAGACTCTGGCCTGGGGTTCTCCATCTCGTGTCAATAGCCGGCCGTGAAGGCGGTTCTACTGTGCTCGGCTTGCTCGGCCTCGTCGAGTAGTGCCACGGCAACGTCCTCGAGAGAGATCCTCGACACGCCGACACTGTCGATGATCAGTTCGTTCGTGCCGGTCCGGAACTGCCCGGTGCGGCGGCCCGGAATCATTTCGGCCGATGGGCTGAAGTAGGTCCAGTCGACCGTCGAGTTCCGGCGCAGCACGTCGAGTTGTTCGACGCAGGCCCGCGCCACGCCGCGGATCGTCGCCGGGACGAAGCGGGGGTCGTCGACCACGACCCTTCCCGCAGTGTTCGGCACGACAAGGGGCCCGGCGCCGCCGACGACGATGAGTCGGGCGCCGGTCTCAGCGACTCCTTCGAGCAGTGCTTCGGCGGTGATGGCGAGCTCGTAGCCGCCGGTCCGGGGCCCTGATGTGGCGCTGATCACGACCTCCTGGTCGCGGGATAGGCGCGCGACGTCTCGGGGTTCGCGGGCGTCGCCGGCGGTCCAGGTGACCGAGTCGGGACTGTCGAGGGTCGCACCGCTGCGGGTGACGGCGGTGACGCCATGGCCCCGTGCGATCGCTTCGTCGACTAGGCGGCGACCGACCTGTCCGGTGGCTCCGAAGACGGTGATCTTCATCTCGCTCGTCGCACTTCCTGGCCGAGCGAACGGGACTGCAGCAGGCCGGTGTGTTGGTTCACTGCGGCGCAGCGTGCCCGCGCTGGGCGCGATCATGACGTGGCTCCGACCATGCGGTCGGCGCCACTGCGGGCGGCGACGAACGGGGAGACGTCGCGCTCGGTCAGGTGGTCGAGCCGGCGGCCCTTGGTGAGGAGCCACAGGGCGAACCAGAGCTCGGCGACGAGGGCCGGGGCCAGAACGATCGGCGACACCGAGCCGTCGTAGCCGGGGATGACGAAGAAGCTGAAGGTGTCGATCAGGTAGCCGGCGCCGGCGAGTCCGAGCAGCACGCCGAGCGGGCGGGGCATCTGCCTCGATGACAGTGCCAGGTAGCCGACGATGAGGGTGCTGACTCCGAAGAACGCCAGGCCGAGGATGTACCCGTACTTGTGGGCGTCGAGGTACAGCAGCGCCAGCGTGTCGGTCTGGTCGGCACCGAACGTACCGAGGTAGGCGGCGTCGTCGATGATCCGCACCGCTTGCAACATGTTGAGCAGGTTCAGCCCGATGACCGCGGTCTGGGTGATGCGGAACGCTGCGGCGAGCAGTGCCAGTGTCCGACTGAGCGG
This DNA window, taken from Acidimicrobiales bacterium, encodes the following:
- a CDS encoding HsdR family type I site-specific deoxyribonuclease yields the protein MTFNEANTVEAFVRDQLCGGVTHYTAAGPGFARRNGQVSGLGWHFLSPQNLHRQTHEVLAEDQVRDALIRLNPSISADPDRADEIIYELRAITMGVRDDGLVQANEEFASWLLGEKSRPFGSNGEHVTIKLIDFEDLEQNQYVVTQQYTFRAGKAEKRADLVLLTNGIPLVVIEAKTPVRASQSWLDGALQVHDDYERNVPELFVPNLCSIATEGKELRYGAVRMPVEFWGPWRLEEDDSLPALVEIETAVNSMLRPKVLLDLLANFTSFATHKGTQRIKIIARYQQYEGANKLVQRVVDGAPKKGLIWHFQGSGKSLLMLFAARKLRLHPALRNPTVMIVVDRIDLDSQISSTFYANDAQNLVKAENRKDLEGLLDRDVRKIIITTIHKFGEAEGVLNGRDNIIVLVDEAHRTQEGDLGRKMRDALPNAFLFGLTGTPINRADRNTFYAFGAEEDLNGYMSRYGFEDSIRDGATKELHFEPRLLDLHIDHDAVEEEWGKLTVDLTDEERDQLGKQAAKMAVLVKAPERIRAVCADIAQHFQEKVAPNGFGAQVVTFDRESCVLYKEALDQYLPTEVSDIVMSVNSGEDEYAPYRRDRDAEEKLLDRFRDPGDPLKILIVTSKLLTGFDAPILQTMYLDRPLRDHNLLQAICRTNRPYGQEKSHGLIVDYLGIFDDVAQALEFDEEGITRVITNIAELKAKLPPAVDACLAYFPGVDRTVGGYEGLMAAQEHLPDNETRDAYAADVSYLMRLWEAISPDAILSGYEDDYRWIVQVYESVKPVSVTGQLLWHRLGAKTTELIHENVHVDAVRDDLETLVVDADLLEAILGTPDPNKKAKEVEIKVAKRLRNHLHDPRFKAFAERLEDLRARHEQGLLVSVEFLKALLDLARDVVETERSVPPIEEEERGKQALTELFKEARTEDTHIIVERVVNDIDEIVKVVRFDGWQATHAGEREVKKALRKTLFKYKLHQDTDLFERAYGYICEYY
- a CDS encoding DUF4386 domain-containing protein, which gives rise to MTTQPHPHHAHERYTTPGSRFATARTAGVLYVIIIACGLFAELGVRSQLIESGNPSATAQNIIDSPMLFRAGLAADLVMFIADVAIAVVLYQLLRPLSRTLALLAAAFRITQTAVIGLNLLNMLQAVRIIDDAAYLGTFGADQTDTLALLYLDAHKYGYILGLAFFGVSTLIVGYLALSSRQMPRPLGVLLGLAGAGYLIDTFSFFVIPGYDGSVSPIVLAPALVAELWFALWLLTKGRRLDHLTERDVSPFVAARSGADRMVGATS
- a CDS encoding NAD(P)H-binding protein; the encoded protein is MKITVFGATGQVGRRLVDEAIARGHGVTAVTRSGATLDSPDSVTWTAGDAREPRDVARLSRDQEVVISATSGPRTGGYELAITAEALLEGVAETGARLIVVGGAGPLVVPNTAGRVVVDDPRFVPATIRGVARACVEQLDVLRRNSTVDWTYFSPSAEMIPGRRTGQFRTGTNELIIDSVGVSRISLEDVAVALLDEAEQAEHSRTAFTAGY
- a CDS encoding class I SAM-dependent DNA methyltransferase; the protein is MTQKELESYLWGAATLLRGLIDASDYKQYVFPLLFFKRLSDVWDGDYREAFGETSDEGYATATANDRFVIPDGAHWKDARNASRDVGRALLNAFQAIEAANPERLKGVFGNAAWTDKAQMPDETLKNLIEHFSQHTLSLENVPEDELGNGYEYLIKQFADDSGHTAQEFYTNRTLVHLMAQMLEPQPGETIYDPTCGTGGMLISCLAEVKRNGGDTRTMGLYGQELINISAAIARMNLVLHGVSDFDIRSGNTLHEPALLEGDRLRTFDVVLANPPYSIKKWNRDAWQSDPWGRNFLGTPPQGRADYAFFQHILKSMDPRTGRCAILFPHGVLFRKDEAELRRRLVETDMVECVLGLGANLFYNSPMEACVVICRATKPSRTKERTLFIDAPHEVIREGGQSYLLPDHRERILKAYEDFQTEPGFTAVARTADILANGGDLSVHHYVERSAKRGSAVSELPEMWERFEGDGRTLWMSLDHFVQDFSRDRADLRAQR